A single window of Zea mays cultivar B73 chromosome 10, Zm-B73-REFERENCE-NAM-5.0, whole genome shotgun sequence DNA harbors:
- the LOC100283240 gene encoding ELMO domain-containing protein 2 isoform X1, with protein MVGNRAWFAGLFSGSGKRRQVSAEKIVLDLTPLQEQRLQSLKERLNVPYDETRTDHQESLRALWNASFPDTELTSLVSEQWKDMGWQGVNPATDFRGCGFVSLENLLFFARTYPQASFKRLMLKQQGMRTTWEYPFAVAGVNISYMLIQLLELNSVRPKSLPGINFIKVLTEHEDAFDVLYCIAFEMMDAQWLAMRASYMQFKEVLEATRQQLERELSLEDLNGIHDLPACNLLYK; from the exons ATGGTTGGAAATCGGGCATGGTTTGCAGGTCTTTTCAGCGGCTCGGGCAAAAGGCGACAAGTCAGTGCAGAGAAGATAGTGCTTGATCTAACCCCTCTACAG GAACAGAGGCTGCAAAGTCTGAAGGAAAGGCTAAATGTGCCATATGACGAAACTCGGACAGATCATCAA GAATCGCTTAGGGCTCTATGGAATGCATCCTTTCCCGATACAGAGCTCACTAGCTTAGTTTCAGAACAGTGGAAAGACATGGGGTGGCAGGGCGTGAACCCAGCAACTGATTTCAG GGGCTGTGGGTTTGTTTCGCTCGAGAACCTTTTGTTTTTTGCAAGAACATACCCG CAGGCTTCTTTCAAGAGGCTGATGCTGAAGCAGCAAGGAATGCGAACTACATGGGAGTACCCCTTTGCGGTCGCGGGTGTAAATATCTCATACATGTTGATTCAACTGCTGGAGCTCAACTCAG TGCGCCCGAAGTCTTTGCCAGGGATTAACTTCATCAAAGTGTTGACAG AACACGAGGATGCATTCGACGTGCTGTACTGCATAGCGTTCGAGATGATGGACGCCCAGTGGCTAGCAATGCGAGCCTCGTACATGCAGTTCAAA GAGGTGCTGGAGGCCACAAGGCAGCAGCTCGAGAGGGAGCTCTCCCTGGAGGATCTCAATGGCATCCATGACCTCCCTGCCTGCAACCTCTTGTACAAATAG
- the LOC100283240 gene encoding ELMO domain-containing protein 2, which produces MVGNRAWFAGLFSGSGKRRQVSAEKIVLDLTPLQEQRLQSLKERLNVPYDETRTDHQESLRALWNASFPDTELTSLVSEQWKDMGWQGVNPATDFRGCGFVSLENLLFFARTYPASFKRLMLKQQGMRTTWEYPFAVAGVNISYMLIQLLELNSVRPKSLPGINFIKVLTEHEDAFDVLYCIAFEMMDAQWLAMRASYMQFKEVLEATRQQLERELSLEDLNGIHDLPACNLLYK; this is translated from the exons ATGGTTGGAAATCGGGCATGGTTTGCAGGTCTTTTCAGCGGCTCGGGCAAAAGGCGACAAGTCAGTGCAGAGAAGATAGTGCTTGATCTAACCCCTCTACAG GAACAGAGGCTGCAAAGTCTGAAGGAAAGGCTAAATGTGCCATATGACGAAACTCGGACAGATCATCAA GAATCGCTTAGGGCTCTATGGAATGCATCCTTTCCCGATACAGAGCTCACTAGCTTAGTTTCAGAACAGTGGAAAGACATGGGGTGGCAGGGCGTGAACCCAGCAACTGATTTCAG GGGCTGTGGGTTTGTTTCGCTCGAGAACCTTTTGTTTTTTGCAAGAACATACCCG GCTTCTTTCAAGAGGCTGATGCTGAAGCAGCAAGGAATGCGAACTACATGGGAGTACCCCTTTGCGGTCGCGGGTGTAAATATCTCATACATGTTGATTCAACTGCTGGAGCTCAACTCAG TGCGCCCGAAGTCTTTGCCAGGGATTAACTTCATCAAAGTGTTGACAG AACACGAGGATGCATTCGACGTGCTGTACTGCATAGCGTTCGAGATGATGGACGCCCAGTGGCTAGCAATGCGAGCCTCGTACATGCAGTTCAAA GAGGTGCTGGAGGCCACAAGGCAGCAGCTCGAGAGGGAGCTCTCCCTGGAGGATCTCAATGGCATCCATGACCTCCCTGCCTGCAACCTCTTGTACAAATAG
- the LOC100281465 gene encoding protein binding protein isoform X1 — MILLLLLARKKHDPFFYSCSFLPFFPRCGVCSRGVKSGGSSAVFTAECSHAFHFPCIAAHARSSSANGVLSCPVCASPWRQAPFLASLRLHCSFHDDKHRGGGDGRKTSPLAKLYDDDEPLLAPKATANGGGFNPIPEADEDDEEQGAASEFRGFFPCPRSRTTSGLAVTVAPEVALVSSGRRHGKYVVAVKVKAPGLRSSSTAPRRASIDLVTVLDVSQGMMGEKLQMLKRGMRLVVASLGPTDRLSIVAFSGAAKRLLPLRRMTRTGQRSARQIVDRLVVCAAAATTATATQGQQSACVGDALRKATKVLEDRRDRNPVATVMLLSDTQQQQSAAPENSSRKQFGRPAVAPATRFTHVEIPIGPGDPPPLVSECEEEPPVEHAFAKCLGGLVSVVMQEVQLELAFLTGEITAVYSCGPGQQAVAVSGGAGVSVRLGEMYAEEERELLVEVRAPLGSHPHSLSVRCTYRDPASQEAVRGAEQPLLLPALEGERASSSSRRLHDLFVATRAVAESRRLAELQDLGTAIHLLSSARALVLQSPPTQQQQELVGSLDTELSDMRWRRANSQHQEVVTPTSRSGRRRGDGDTTTPVGTPRGEVLTPTSAWRAAEQLAKVAIMRKSMNRVSDLHGFENARF, encoded by the exons ATGATCCTACTGCTGCTTTTAGCGCGCAAAAAGCACGATCCTTTTTTTTACTCGTGctcttttcttcctttcttt CCCCGGTGCGGTGTGTGCTCGCGTGGCGTCAAGAGCGGCGGCAGCTCGGCGGTGTTCACGGCCGAGTGCTCCCACGCCTTCCACTTCCCCTGCATCGCAGCCCACGCGCGCTCCTCCTCCGCCAACGGCGTCCTGTCCTGCCCCGTCTGCGCCTCGCCGTGGCGCCAGGCGCCCTTCCTCGCCTCCCTCCGCCTCCACTGCTCCTTCCACGACGACAAGCACCGAGGAGGCGGCGACGGCCGCAAGACGTCGCCGCTCGCCAAGCTTTACGACGACGACGAGCCGCTGCTGGCGCCCAAGGCCACGGCCAACGGCGGCGGCTTCAACCCCATCCCGGAGGCCGACGAGGACGACGAGGAGCAGGGCGCCGCGTCCGAGTTCAGGGGCTTCTTCCCGTGCCCGAGGAGTAGGACCACCTCGGGCCTGGCTGTCACTGTGGCGCCCGAGGTCGCGCTCGTGTCGTCGGGCCGCCGCCACGGCAAGTACGTGGTGGCCGTCAAGGTCAAGGCGCCCGGGCTGCGTTCATCGTCGACGGCCCCGCGGCGCGCGTCCATCGACCTGGTCACCGTGCTGGACGTCAGCCAGGGAATGATGGGCGAGAAGCTGCAGATGCTGAAGCGAGGGATGCGCCTCGTCGTCGCCTCCCTCGGCCCCACCGACCGCCTCTCCATCGTCGCGTTCTCCGGCGCCGCCAAGCGTCTGCTGCCGCTGCGCCGGATGACCAGGACGGGGCAGCGGTCCGCGCGGCAGATCGTCGACCGCCTTGTCGTCTGCGccgccgcggcgaccacggccacggccacgcaGGGGCAGCAAAGCGCGTGCGTGGGTGACGCACTGCGCAAGGCCACCAAGGTGCTTGAGGACCGGCGGGACCGCAACCCGGTGGCCACCGTCATGCTGCTCTCCGATACCCAGCAGCAGCAGTCGGCAGCACCGGAAAACTCGTCAAGGAAGCAGTTTGGGCGGCCAGCTGTGGCCCCAGCAACGCGCTTCACTCACGTGGAGATCCCCATCGGCCCCGGCGACCCACCTCCTCTTGTGTCCGAGTGCGAGGAGGAGCCTCCCGTGGAGCACGCGTTCGCCAAGTGCCTTGGCGGGCTGGTGAGCGTGGTGATGCAAGAGGTGCAGCTGGAGCTGGCGTTCCTGACGGGGGAGATTACGGCGGTGTACTCGTGCGGGCCCGGGCAGCAGGCCGTGGCAGTCTCCGGTGGTGCGGGGGTGAGCGTGCGGCTGGGCGAGATGTACGCGGAGGAGGAGCGCGAGCTGCTGGTGGAGGTGCGCGCGCCGCTGGGCAGCCACCCGCACTCGCTGTCGGTGCGGTGCACGTACCGCGACCCGGCATCGCAGGAGGCGGTGCGCGGCGCGGAGCAGCCTCTGCTGCTGCCCGCGCTGGAGGGCGAgcgggcgtcgtcgtcgtcgcggcGGCTGCACGACCTGTTCGTGGCGACGCGCGCCGTGGCGGAGTCGCGGCGGCTGGCGGAGCTGCAGGACCTGGGGACTGCGATCCACCTGCTGTCGTCGGCGCGGGCGCTGGTACTGCAGTCGCCACCGacgcagcagcagcaggagcTGGTGGGCAGCCTGGACACGGAGCTGAGCGACATGCGGTGGCGGCGCGCCAACAGCCAGCATCAGGAGGTAGTGACGCCGACGTCGAGGAGCGGCAGGAGGAGGGGAGACGGGGACACGACGACGCCCGTGGGGACCCCGCGCGGGGAGGTGCTGACGCCGACGTCGGCGTGGCGCGCGGCGGAGCAGCTGGCCAAGGTGGCCATCATGCGTAAGTCCATGAACCGGGTCAGCGACCTGCACGGCTTCGAGAACGCGCGCTTCTGA
- the LOC100281465 gene encoding protein binding protein, which produces MGTGWRRALCTSVQRDDDPDRDASTKKRRPQQDAPSPRGTATATGFFSAVKSAATGSSSNPSTPVLRCRTRPLQQPADPAPVTPPSAPAPARNHRVPLMQALSAPASPRSPSRFALLKASLLPSKPRCGVCSRGVKSGGSSAVFTAECSHAFHFPCIAAHARSSSANGVLSCPVCASPWRQAPFLASLRLHCSFHDDKHRGGGDGRKTSPLAKLYDDDEPLLAPKATANGGGFNPIPEADEDDEEQGAASEFRGFFPCPRSRTTSGLAVTVAPEVALVSSGRRHGKYVVAVKVKAPGLRSSSTAPRRASIDLVTVLDVSQGMMGEKLQMLKRGMRLVVASLGPTDRLSIVAFSGAAKRLLPLRRMTRTGQRSARQIVDRLVVCAAAATTATATQGQQSACVGDALRKATKVLEDRRDRNPVATVMLLSDTQQQQSAAPENSSRKQFGRPAVAPATRFTHVEIPIGPGDPPPLVSECEEEPPVEHAFAKCLGGLVSVVMQEVQLELAFLTGEITAVYSCGPGQQAVAVSGGAGVSVRLGEMYAEEERELLVEVRAPLGSHPHSLSVRCTYRDPASQEAVRGAEQPLLLPALEGERASSSSRRLHDLFVATRAVAESRRLAELQDLGTAIHLLSSARALVLQSPPTQQQQELVGSLDTELSDMRWRRANSQHQEVVTPTSRSGRRRGDGDTTTPVGTPRGEVLTPTSAWRAAEQLAKVAIMRKSMNRVSDLHGFENARF; this is translated from the exons ATGGGGACGGGGTGGCGGAGGGCGCTGTGCACGTCCGTCCAGCGGGACGACGACCCCGACCGCGACGCCAGTACCAAGAAGCGCCGGCCGCAGCAGGACGCGCCGAGCCCGCGCGGCACAGCCACCGCCACCGGCTTCTTCTCCGCCGTCAAGAGCGCGGCCACCGGCAGCAGCAGCAACCCATCCACGCCGGTCCTCCGCTGCCGCACCAGGCCGCTGCAGCAGCCGGCGGACCCCGCCCCCGTGACGCCACCCTCCGCGCCGGCGCCCGCCAGGAACCACCGGGTGCCGCTGATGCAGGCGCTGTCGGCGCCGGCCTCGCCCAGATCCCCCTCCAGATTCGCGCTGCTCAAGGCGTCGCTGCTCCCGTCCAAG CCCCGGTGCGGTGTGTGCTCGCGTGGCGTCAAGAGCGGCGGCAGCTCGGCGGTGTTCACGGCCGAGTGCTCCCACGCCTTCCACTTCCCCTGCATCGCAGCCCACGCGCGCTCCTCCTCCGCCAACGGCGTCCTGTCCTGCCCCGTCTGCGCCTCGCCGTGGCGCCAGGCGCCCTTCCTCGCCTCCCTCCGCCTCCACTGCTCCTTCCACGACGACAAGCACCGAGGAGGCGGCGACGGCCGCAAGACGTCGCCGCTCGCCAAGCTTTACGACGACGACGAGCCGCTGCTGGCGCCCAAGGCCACGGCCAACGGCGGCGGCTTCAACCCCATCCCGGAGGCCGACGAGGACGACGAGGAGCAGGGCGCCGCGTCCGAGTTCAGGGGCTTCTTCCCGTGCCCGAGGAGTAGGACCACCTCGGGCCTGGCTGTCACTGTGGCGCCCGAGGTCGCGCTCGTGTCGTCGGGCCGCCGCCACGGCAAGTACGTGGTGGCCGTCAAGGTCAAGGCGCCCGGGCTGCGTTCATCGTCGACGGCCCCGCGGCGCGCGTCCATCGACCTGGTCACCGTGCTGGACGTCAGCCAGGGAATGATGGGCGAGAAGCTGCAGATGCTGAAGCGAGGGATGCGCCTCGTCGTCGCCTCCCTCGGCCCCACCGACCGCCTCTCCATCGTCGCGTTCTCCGGCGCCGCCAAGCGTCTGCTGCCGCTGCGCCGGATGACCAGGACGGGGCAGCGGTCCGCGCGGCAGATCGTCGACCGCCTTGTCGTCTGCGccgccgcggcgaccacggccacggccacgcaGGGGCAGCAAAGCGCGTGCGTGGGTGACGCACTGCGCAAGGCCACCAAGGTGCTTGAGGACCGGCGGGACCGCAACCCGGTGGCCACCGTCATGCTGCTCTCCGATACCCAGCAGCAGCAGTCGGCAGCACCGGAAAACTCGTCAAGGAAGCAGTTTGGGCGGCCAGCTGTGGCCCCAGCAACGCGCTTCACTCACGTGGAGATCCCCATCGGCCCCGGCGACCCACCTCCTCTTGTGTCCGAGTGCGAGGAGGAGCCTCCCGTGGAGCACGCGTTCGCCAAGTGCCTTGGCGGGCTGGTGAGCGTGGTGATGCAAGAGGTGCAGCTGGAGCTGGCGTTCCTGACGGGGGAGATTACGGCGGTGTACTCGTGCGGGCCCGGGCAGCAGGCCGTGGCAGTCTCCGGTGGTGCGGGGGTGAGCGTGCGGCTGGGCGAGATGTACGCGGAGGAGGAGCGCGAGCTGCTGGTGGAGGTGCGCGCGCCGCTGGGCAGCCACCCGCACTCGCTGTCGGTGCGGTGCACGTACCGCGACCCGGCATCGCAGGAGGCGGTGCGCGGCGCGGAGCAGCCTCTGCTGCTGCCCGCGCTGGAGGGCGAgcgggcgtcgtcgtcgtcgcggcGGCTGCACGACCTGTTCGTGGCGACGCGCGCCGTGGCGGAGTCGCGGCGGCTGGCGGAGCTGCAGGACCTGGGGACTGCGATCCACCTGCTGTCGTCGGCGCGGGCGCTGGTACTGCAGTCGCCACCGacgcagcagcagcaggagcTGGTGGGCAGCCTGGACACGGAGCTGAGCGACATGCGGTGGCGGCGCGCCAACAGCCAGCATCAGGAGGTAGTGACGCCGACGTCGAGGAGCGGCAGGAGGAGGGGAGACGGGGACACGACGACGCCCGTGGGGACCCCGCGCGGGGAGGTGCTGACGCCGACGTCGGCGTGGCGCGCGGCGGAGCAGCTGGCCAAGGTGGCCATCATGCGTAAGTCCATGAACCGGGTCAGCGACCTGCACGGCTTCGAGAACGCGCGCTTCTGA
- the LOC100283240 gene encoding ELMO domain-containing protein 2 isoform X2: MGWQGVNPATDFRGCGFVSLENLLFFARTYPASFKRLMLKQQGMRTTWEYPFAVAGVNISYMLIQLLELNSVRPKSLPGINFIKVLTEHEDAFDVLYCIAFEMMDAQWLAMRASYMQFKEVLEATRQQLERELSLEDLNGIHDLPACNLLYK, from the exons ATGGGGTGGCAGGGCGTGAACCCAGCAACTGATTTCAG GGGCTGTGGGTTTGTTTCGCTCGAGAACCTTTTGTTTTTTGCAAGAACATACCCG GCTTCTTTCAAGAGGCTGATGCTGAAGCAGCAAGGAATGCGAACTACATGGGAGTACCCCTTTGCGGTCGCGGGTGTAAATATCTCATACATGTTGATTCAACTGCTGGAGCTCAACTCAG TGCGCCCGAAGTCTTTGCCAGGGATTAACTTCATCAAAGTGTTGACAG AACACGAGGATGCATTCGACGTGCTGTACTGCATAGCGTTCGAGATGATGGACGCCCAGTGGCTAGCAATGCGAGCCTCGTACATGCAGTTCAAA GAGGTGCTGGAGGCCACAAGGCAGCAGCTCGAGAGGGAGCTCTCCCTGGAGGATCTCAATGGCATCCATGACCTCCCTGCCTGCAACCTCTTGTACAAATAG